The Glycine max cultivar Williams 82 chromosome 3, Glycine_max_v4.0, whole genome shotgun sequence sequence AACAGGTAAATTCCTCAtccttcttttgtttcttttgctaaGAAGTCCCTTCCGCAACACCCTtagtcttcttccttttcttattctgaGAGATCGAATTCAAGTGAGCACTTTCAGTCCTATCTCTCTACAGCCTCTCCTCCTCTTGCACACAGTGAGATATAAGCTCATTGAGGGACCATTTGTCCTTCTGAGTGTTATAGCTCACTTTAAATTGCCCAAAGTGTGCAGGAAGCGAGATCAAAACCAAGTGCACGAGCAAGTCTTCACCAAGCTCTAACTTAAGTGACTTGAGTTTTGATGCGAGATTGGACATCTCTATAATGCACTCCCTTATGTTCCATTTGCCTTTATACTTTATGGAGACTACTTTAGCGAAAAGGTTACTCGTCTcccctttttcatttttggcaaaGTATTGCTCAATTTCCTCAAGGAATTTCCTTGCACTTTGACCCTCAGAAATAGAGCCCCAAAACGCCTCTGGAATAGAGCGCTTCATGATCATAAGACACATTTGGTTAGACCGATCCCACTTCAATTTTTACCTCATTAGAGGTTTCCGGAGTGGAAATTGGTCGTTTTGTCCTCAGTGCCAAGTCCAAATCCATACAACCTAGAACAATTTCTACGGCTTCCTTCCAGACCTTAAAATTTGCCCCATTTAGCATTGGTATAGAATTCACTTGGGCAGTAACATTTGCAGCACTGACAATATTAACTAAAGAGAgaacaaaaactaataacatgttcacaaataatcaagcaagtcatataaagtatatataacaagacatgcaaaTATTTCCCATAACAGATTCATCACAAGATACCCAACACAACATTAATTCTAGTCTTCggacagagaaattaatttgtaattgatactctcaacgcaatgatcaaatattgacaatcAGTTCTGTCAAATAATAGTCTTTCTTTGGAATGACTATtattctcatgaaaaaaaacttcataattgtcacatatttatcatcgcaggtatgttattatttggccaaattgtgtcttcctttgggttgaacacaattcgcataaataatttcatactaatatccatgcaatttaattaaatcaatttacacaATAGAGGTTACTTTGGAAACATAAtggttcaatcaatttaattaaaattaccagACACGCAAataaatggaaaggatccatAAAGGTTAAATTTGTACTCAATTATGATAGcagtaaatatttgaaaacaacatcatgGTAAACTAATTATGCATCCCAAACAAACATACCACGGTACTATCACAAATTTATACTAACCACAAGAATATCATAAACTATCAGCCTATCACCAATtcatgaaggaaaaaaagttagcaaaaaaacaataaattattcatataagaCAAAAGACCATTGCCTTATTACTGATTcatataaacaatatatatatatatatatatatatatatatatatatatgaaattgtgCCATGTACAAAACATCATGATAATGGCATACATATAGATTCACAAATTGCACACAATGaccttatataaaaatataagtccCTATGGCTTTGTATTCGACGTAAAGAGTTTTCGAAAACATTATatgtataaaacaaaaaaaaactttcttgctcacaaaatatatattgttcaaGAAAACCAATGCCAGATACATAGAACCTTTATCCCAAATAGAATAATATGTAAGCACACGTGACacaaaccaaaattgtgtaCAAACCCGTAAATCAAATGCAGAGGCCTTttattcatttgaaaaaaaaaagaaaaactttacgACCATAACACAGAAATTTACgggttttacaattttattgatcaaaatagtttctccccaaaataaaattagggttcataTAACTAAAACGATTCAGATATCATACATATCAAATAACTTCAAATCCCAATAATCTAATAGTAATGGTGGTtgtgataccacttgttggaatttttaataaaccttataaaatatcaaatgagcaccaaaacacattaTGTCATATTATCAATAGGTTTTAAGGAATGACTGAATCCATAAAGCTTGATCAACACGCAGCGGAATCTTACAGCggtcacgaacaattggtttaatgaaAGATGGCATACAAATTCATGTGgtacaaaacataaattaaagaagaatTCTACCACTTTATGGCATAAGCACTTATGCCATATCTCTATACAGAGAATTCAAAAGTTTGCATTGAAGGAAATTCCTGGACCCTTAGATTTGTCAAACTTTCAAGTTTGTGTTGAGTataaaggtaaacaaacaaaaggaatTTAAGTGTTGAAAGAGCTAAGGATGTCTTAGAACTAATTTGTACAAATATATGTGGTCCTTTCCCTATGAGTTCATGGAATGGACAAAggtattttattatgttcacaAACAATtactctttatttaatttatgagaaGTCTTAGTTCATAGACATTTTCAAGTCTTTCAAAGTTGAGGTTGACTTCAACTAGGAAAGAAAATCAAGGTTGTCAAATTTGACTATGGTGGTGAATACTATGGTAGATATGATAGATAAGGTGAGCAACATCTAGAGTCCCTTGCACTTTTTCTTCAATAAGTGTGAAATTGTTATTCAATATATAATGTTGGGCAAACGTAACATGAATAGAGTTGTAGAATGACAAAAATGGaatcttaaggatatggtaagaaGTATGATTCTTCTCTACTAGAGTCGCTTTGGAAAAAGACATTAAAGACTACAGTTTATATCCTCTACAAGGTACCAAGTGTAGTAATCACTAACGACCACTTGTAGTTGTGGGCTTGGAAAAGACCAACATTAGGCACATGCACATTTGGAGATGTCCAGCTAAAGCAATGCCTTATAGGCCTTGTGAAAGTAAGCTAAACTTAAAGACAATATATATGTTGCTACTTTTTTAGTTACATTGAACCCTCtctaatgtagctccatgtagagcttgtaggccttggatcctcttcatcacttgaatttgaatttgaatttgtggagccaaatttagagccaaaatttcactaattatgatcaatgaatttcagctatggttcaacccactaatccaagatcaaatccaaggTTTTCCACTaattgtgcttaggtgtcatgaggcatgtaaaacatgacggacatgcacaaagtgtgactatatgatgtgacaatggggtgtagcaagcaaatgctcacctcccccttaggctggtccaaaatttaattggattgggtttctccgaattcaattaaatttctctcccaacacacacatcaaatagtgcacttaatgcttataaaattacaaaactacccatgatacaaaaactagtctaggtgccctaaaacacaagggctgaaaaatcctatattattAGGGTACCATAAACTTATAGGGTACCCTCCTTACACTATGgatccctaaatacaaggcccaaaaaataatgaaaccataATCTAATATATATGCAGATaaatgggctcatacttagcccatgggcccaaaatctatcatgaggctcatgagaaccctagggccttctcctgcatccctAGTCCAATCTTTCTGGAGTCTCCTACCCATGGcttttgatggaagcttgcttgtggagcttctatggaggctggatctttgagcttcaatgaggtccttcaatggtgattttacaccatggagatgcagtggaaggcaaaggagaagaggagaggggaggcaccatccactagggaataagccaaggaaaaaggagcttcaccaccaagaattgccttggataagaagcttgaagaggatgctttaatggaggaaaagaaagagagaaggggggagcacgaaattgaaggaataaaagagggagagaagttgaactttgagttgtgtctcacaagactctcattcatcaaagttacaacaagtgttacacatgtttctatttatagactaggtagcttccttgagaagctttcttgagaaaacttccttgagaagcttctttgagaaaacttccttgagaagctagagcttagctacacacacccctctaataactaagctcacctccttgagaagcttccttgaaaagattcctaaagaagctagagcttagctacacacacctctctaatagctaagctcacctccttgagatgagaagctagaacttagctacacaccccctataatagctaagctcaaccccgtgacaaaatacatgaaaatacaaaaaaagtccatactacaaagactactcaaaatgccttgaaatacaaggctaaaaccctatactactagaatggccaaaatacaaggcctaaacgaaggaaaaaaacctattctaatatttacaaagataagcgggctcatacttagcccatgggctcaaaatctaccctaaggctcatgagaaccctagggccttcccttggatctctggcccaatctacttgaagTCTTCGTTTAACAATTCCAATATAAGATCATTCTTTGAGACGGTAATGCAAGATTccttgaagaaattgagtttggAGGGGAAGGAAACATAAGGattgttttctttaaagaatAACATGCTATTGACAATGGATAAGTCTTTGTACTTACCATTGTTTAAGAAAAACAGAGATTCCTCCTCAAGAACCACCTATAGTTCAAACTCAATAGTCTCAAGAAATGTCATTGTGAAGATCCACTAGAAAAAGGAGAAGTGCACTTTTGAagattatgatatatttttttacaaacataaGTATTACATTGGGTTGATTGAGGAAGATCTAATCAACTTTAGTCAAGTTGTGCAATGCTCTAACTTTTAAAAGTGAATAAGTTGATCGATGTCATCAATGATGGGATAAATTGAAAGAGATATATGAAACTCGTCTTGTTGTCAAAAACTCAAAAGGaagacattgattataaagataCTTTCTCTCTGGTTtcttagaaaggatattttagGACTATAATGACACTAATAGATCATTTTGATTTAGAGTTGCATTAAATGGATGTAAAGACTATGTTTCTAAAATGGCAACAATGATGAAACAATTTATATGATGCATCTGGAAAACTTTGTTAAAGGTGACCTAAATTTTATGGTGTGAAAACTAAAGAAATCCATTTACGACCTTAAACAAGCTTCCCATCAATGGTATtacaaatttcatcaaattatcattttttattttatgacttATGAGGCAAATTTGGTTGATGATTGCATATACCAAAATTTTAGTGGGTGTAAATTTGTCTTTCTTTGTtgtattatatgttgatgacatcttGATAGCCATGATATAGTTTcattataacaaaattttttaCCAATATAATTTTGGATATATTCAACATGAAAGACAGTAAACTAGAGGATACACTAGTTGCTAAAGGAGACAAGTTAGTCTTAAATAGTGCTCTGCTAGTAATActgaaaaagaataaattcaAAAGGTGCCTAATGCTTTCGCTATGGGGATTTTTATATATGCTTTAGTTTGTTTTCATCCTAAATAGAATTTTAGTGGGAGTCTGAGAAAGATTTATGAGTAATCTTGGTATGCAGCACAAGAAAGTAGTAAAACATGTAATGCACTATTTGAAGAGAACAAAAAACTACATGTTTACATATTGGTTTGAAAGTTTAGAAATTATTAGGTATTCTAACTCCGATTTTATAGGATGCCTAAATAGCAAGGACTCGACATTAGGATGCACCTTTAACCATGATGATGGAGCTAATATCTTGCTTTGAGACATCAAACCATATGGTATGACTGCTAAATTTTGTCATTACCTTGTCTATTGTTTCAAAACATTAAGAGGTCATTAAGTATTTATTGTGCCAATAACTCAGTAGTGTCATACTCCAACAATAACAAGAGTTCAACCAGGTCAAAGGTTATTGACATAAAGTATTAAGTTGTTAAAGaaagaatttagaaaataaagatatttataaAACACAGATGACAAGATAGTATGCTAGCTAGCTTATCCTCAAATTAATGGTTGACACTTAAGGTATTTTCAAGAGCATGTTGCTTATATGGTGTCATTTTAGTTATTGTCTTGTTTTAGTGAGAGTTTTACTTTATGTTCTATTTTTGCTTTTGGATTTCATGTATTTCAATTATCTGCAAAAATAAAGATTATAGTTTACAAGTTTATTATTAAACTTGCTTATTTATGTGCAATATTTAAATTGAACTTAAGGACTTCAGATTGATCTCGCTAAAGGCTTAAGTTAGACTAGTCAGAAATAGACATGATTGaaatcacattgcatataattTCTTTGTTGATTTATGTCATTGAGTGTATTGATATGGTAGTCATTGAGGTCTAGTCACATTTTTTGTAGTGTTGAAAGTCATGATGGTTCCATTATTGATTCATGAGATGGACCAGATTGTCAAAGTTAAAGTCTAAAGATAAATGGCATACGTATGTGTGCCTTAGGAATTGTGATATAATTGTTACAATATTTAACCCAAATAGGAGATTGTTGGAATTTTGCTTCAATAATTAGTGTaggctaatattataagacaattatattagctatttatcattagtgaACTTTACTTTATGTGGTCAAATTAAGCGAGCACATTAGTATACTAAATCAGGTGATATGGGCTTAAATGAGCAGATTCAGTGTTGGCCCATTAAAGGATAATGGAAACCTTATTAAGTTAACACACTGTAAAAAGGTTATATTCCTCAATATACAGAGTCACCACATAtagttgttggatcaagtggcctcagaataattaagaaggggggggttgaattaattattcctaaacctttactaattaaaaatttactcttcttaggcttttactatgttgttaagaaaataaagaatagaaaagaaacttaacccaaagtaaaagcggaaattaaagtgcatagcggaaattaaaagactagggaagaagaagacaaacacacaaaagttttatactggttcggcaccaacccgtgcctacatccagtccccaagcgacctacggtccttgagatttcttttcaaccttgtaaaaatccttttacaagcaaagatccacaagggatgtaccctcccttgttctctttgaacaacctagtggatgtaccctccactagaactgatccacaagagatgtaccctctcttgttctcagtcaacaacccaagtagatgtaccctctacttgtaccacaaaggatgtaccctccaatgtgttaagacaaagttctcaggcgattaaacctttgaaactttgtgaatggggatacaaaagaattctcaggcggttagtcatttgaaatcttttgtatatgggaaagggaagaatcaaaagaattctcagacagtgtcgttttgaattctttgacaagggagaagggagacacaaaagaattcaggcggttagtccttcattcttttggaaaagggagaagagagacacaaaaagaattcaggcggttagtccttggcgaattctttttggcaaagggagaagggaatgaaaaagatgaatagcacaagttttgttttcaaggtttggaaaaccagaaaacattagaaagcttttggcaaaggaagaagaagaaggagctcaaagagatttagaaatcaattggcaaaagtttgttgtctaaagaatgaattggaagaatgcttgaaatgcaaatcaaagtcttgcttttatagactcttcatgtctagtcaagagaaccattagaagagttataacctttagaaaatctttgaaaaccattggaaaagttataacttttagaaaaacttgaaaactattggaagagttacatcttttgattttgttcagaaactatcactggtaatcgattaccaaatcagtgtaattgattacacaaagcttttttgtgaaaggatgtgactcttcacaattaaatttgaatttcaacgttcaaacacactggtaaccgattaccaaatcattgtaatcgattacaacattttgaaatcaattggaacgttgtaaattcagttgaaagctttttgaaaaccattttgctactggtaatcaattacaacaatctggtaattgattaccagagagtaaaaactctttggtaaatggttttgagaaaaattcatgtgctactcagtttttgaaaaaactttttaatacttatcttgattaagtcttctcttgattcttgaatcttgattcttgaatcttgatcttgattcttgaaacttgattcttgattcaatcttgaactcattctttgattcttgagatcatcatctttgttatcatgaagtgttcttgacttttgagctttttgtcatcacctttgttatcatcaaaacttctttgaatcaatcttgattcatcatgaagcttgcttctacaatctccccctttttgatgatgacaacgtctgaaatcaagaaacacacacacacacactttttcctagtcgatcactcacataaatttccattctccccctttgtttttgaatttatgctactatccaatggtcatctataatagcttcctcaaagtttttaggttcaattaatgaaacaaatgccatattattgcataaatcttttagagagtgtctagttgttaccccttttgagatatcaccgatgatgttgtcaagaggatgatttcttgaagttttccattctttgggaagattatcattttcttgtgttgtGTTATCTTGATCATCCTTATcttcatcatctctctttctttttagatttctttcttcattttgagtatcttccaaagtatctgcaatatcatcaaaaAATTCCTTTCTCGAggaggtaatattagtttcatcaaaagtaacatgtattgattcctcaattgtcatggttctttttttgtatattctaaatgttttactatgtaaggaatacccaaggaagataccctcatctgccttagcatcaaactttcctaggctttctttaccattgtttagaacaaaacatttacatccaaaaacatgtaaatgagcaata is a genomic window containing:
- the LOC113001195 gene encoding uncharacterized protein gives rise to the protein MKRSIPEAFWGSISEGQSARKFLEEIEQYFAKNEKGETSNLFAKVVSIKYKGKWNIRECIIEMSNLASKLKSLKLELGEDLLVHLVLISLPAHFGQFKVSYNTQKDKWSLNELISHCVQEEERL